The DNA sequence CGcaatttagtattattatgtatcaaTTCTGATTCAGAATTGCTGTCAGATCTAATCTTTGTTTCATCCGAAGCACTGCCCTCTTGGTAAAAAAGTATACTTTCTTTGAAACGATTAGATATTAGTTTTCCATCTAATAGAACTTTTGGttcagtttcaattttatttacgtttttagATATATTGTCATCTTCTGTAAATTGtgaatttgtacaaatttctaaTCTCCATTTAGCATCTGTTATTGCTGCATCAATGGAAGAGATATCTTTTTGAAGTTGCTTCTCTTCTTCTGtacattcattttcttttttcattttcgtgaattcattttctatgactAACATAATctcttttaaatgaaataacacATCTTTAATAgcatatttattacaaataaaaccCCTTAAAGGCTGTTCCATCGATTTGTTCTCACTTAAGGTACTggtattgtttttattataattctttaaagTATGGTCAAAATCGTCATGTCGcaagaaaagtaaagaaaatatattttccacaACTTCTACACGCAAACTAAgtggatataaaatttgaacataatatttcatatcagTAAAGTGATGTATAATAATGCTTTGATTTTCGTGATAACTATCGCATAATAAAATAGCTTTCAAAGCACTTAACATACTACAATAtgcatagaaaatattttctgattctgattcctgatcttttaataaattttctattttattatactcttGTTCATGTATGTCAGTTGTTAATTTCAATACTGACAGACTATTAGAATGCAGTAAagtattgaatatttgttttatacttATTCTCTGTTGAAATGTATCAACTGGTTGAATTTTCTCTTGAATTTGATTGTTACCATTTGTAATAGAATTATCCTTCATTGAAGTCAAAATATATTCCATAAttctaatattcttttttaatgcaatGTCAAGTTCTAGTAAAGTAGAATCATGCCATGCATCAAAATTAcatttagatattaaaaatttaattgaattacacataatgttttcattttcttgaatttcattaGGAATATCCTGAATGCAatcatttaaaactttaaataatacaacagGCCAAAAAGACTTTAACAATTCACAGGATAATATTGATGAAATAtcatcatatttttcatttttcactaaaacatgACAAATATCCTGAAAGAAAGatgatattaaatagaaataatatcataattttaattgtaatattagcTAAACACTTACCAAAATATCTGTAACCCAATGCAGTTTCATGTTAGTTACTCTTTTTatgagattatttttatttataaatgaggTACAGCTTGAAGTACTATTAAATAGtcctttttgaattttcaatgcatCATTCAAATTGTCAGCAACTTTAGTATGTCCATAAACCTCATTAATAAATGTGCACCATgcattaaaaagttttctctCTGTTCTTGAGTATAGTACAAGTTCAATATCTTGAATGTTACATGTTTCAAACAACATAGGAAAAAACCATCTCAACAGTTCATCTGTATTGGATTCAAGTATGTTCATTTTTGATATAATACATAATGCATGTCCAACAGCATTGTCACTAAAGTGTTGCTtggataatttaaattttagtaattcttttatgaaagagaaatataaatcttGTAAACTACAAGCAATATTAGTTGACTTGTTAACACATGCAGACAATAATTCATTAATGATCCAACAAACAacagttaaattattatgcatattttgttttaaaaatgtgaaacattcttcatgtattttttcaagaatttttgaaCGTGTTTGTTTTgaactattttcatacatCATTAATAGTCCCTATGAAGTAtataatacgaaataaattaatcattaaatgattaaagtaaatgattcaatttttaaaatacctgTTGTATGTCCGTGGTCAAATTTTTGCATAATTGTAAAGCATGTATCATTTGCACATAGTTATGTTgttttttaagatttttaacATCTGAAGAAGCAACATTGTTGATAAGtttttgcaataatatttgaGTAATCCACTCATGTTGACTTTTACTTTGCAAAtgactgaaaaatatttaacaaatagaGAGGATAATTCTACTTAGACTTTTATATAATActcttataattattgtatatacattaagTTTCCTGATAAAGTCTGAGATTCAACAAAATCCACAGTGTCACTTTGACATGATTTGCCATTAGCATTTTCTTGGTAAACAATTAGGGACGTGTACCACAATTTTgacaatatacatttatttattcccaGCCTTACTACTTGATCtgacatttttccaaaaattgatTAACATAGCGCGAAGAAAAAGCAATGAACATATTCTTCTAACCACAAATCAAAACACTACTAATCAACTGTTGATTATCAATATTGATTAGGTGCATCGCTCATTCATGGAAATACGTTGGTATCGCCATCTAACAGGAACAATGGCAACATTTTCCACTACAAGCTTAACCGCTTCTTTACGAGATGGCGCCACTTactaaaagatttttaattattgctgcATTGTATAACTTactcataaaataataaatttgacgtattaactaatatattgtagCGTTCTAAAGCAAAAAATCGTATTAagtatgcatttatgaaatcaaagtattttttttagtaaatgtatcgatggcgccactgacATCAACAAACATCAACATCTGAACATAATCTAACGTAATCCAATAGATGAAATTTAACATTGTttaacatttgtaaaaaagGATTACTtgttttcatgattttttaaatttttattagaatttaatattttttcccaaAATGATTCAAAGTACTACTTTTAGGTTAATTAACGCAGTTAAACTTAGACATGCTTTTCTATTACGTTTCCTTTAATGCTATTTCGAAGTTAATGTTATAGAAGAACTATTATTTTACCAATAAAACTGTggtattaattgaatttgctTTCAACTTGACACATTcataaattctaaatatttactttgatgtttattacagaatattttataaacttaaACAACGTTACCACGATGAATAAGGTTGTTAAAACTTATTACAGTTTAACgttaaattcgattaaactACGTAATTTGATAACGTCAAGTTATGCATGTAACACATTatcaaatttcgaaaatccTATGCAAggtaatagaataatttattaattgtttttaagaatttgaataatactttcttacatatatatatatatatattatatatactttgTAGATACTGTAGTACCTAAGAAATTCGAAAGGCATGAGGAAAATGTAAAGATATTTAATGCTTCAAATTCAGACAATAATCTTAAAGATGTGGCTAAAAGTGATGCACAAATTGCTATGAAAATGCGTTTGAATGAAGCTATTACCTTTTTGAAATCgttatattcaaataaagaattcagttatgaatatataagagattctaaacaatttaatgatACATGTGTATTGATACATAAAAATGTGAGATATTTGAGCATGGGTCAGattatatatacattgaaacttttattacatttgaaTGTCCCATCTAACACTATATTAATTCAAACATtacttcaatttataaaaatttctataaatgatttatcaattctacaaatattacaagtatataaaCTCCTGATAAAAGAACAACAATTACCTTTGATTAAATCTTTAGTTACTGCTTTGCCAATAGTTTTTCGTATACAAGCACAAGTTGAACTAACTAAGGAAGATAGAGAAACTTTATTAAGTTCTCTCCAATTTGCTCAAGATATAAAGGATCTCGAAACAATGCAAtatattcttgatattttattcaagaatttcaaaattatagcTTTGGACTTTATAGTACCTACTTATCATGCATTATACATTTTATCAAATGAGTTTGCTCTGCCTAAGCCTTATATACATCTTTTGCATCATGTGAATCAGAAGATAAAAGATATGTCTCGATTATTAAGTGATAGtgacataatatttttactttctcttATTTCTAGGAAAGTTCTGATGGGGTAAGTATTTGAtaactgtaattatttgttacattttccacttcattaatttattatgttttatttccttcttttttagGGATATGCTTTTTTATGATGAAAATGTTGTAGGAGCATTAACTCAAACTGCTTTAGTTAACAGtgtaaatttcaaagataGTCTTAAAAtcttgaagaaattaaattacatgaATTACAGCTATATTCCTCTGTTAGACCATTTATCAGTACAATATATTGAAAGTCCATCTCTGTTATCAGATTGTACACAATATgaagtatacaattttctgaGAGGTTTAAATATTGCCAATCATAAACCACAGAATTGGGAACTATTAAAACCAATGATATgcgaatatattattaataaactctATGAAAGTTATTCATTTCCTAATTTAGCAACAACTGTATTACATCTATTGGCACTGGATTGTTATAATTCACAGCtcattgaaaaagtttttacCTTATATCATTCTATAAGCAATAATCTAATTGACAAGAAAATTAAGTtcaatgttttgaaattacaTCAGATCGTTAAAAGCCTTTATCCTCAGTATGATGGAGTTACATTAAGTGAAAACACAGTAAATGAAATCACAGCATTAAGCAACACAGACAAGTGTCTTTCCTTAAAACAATGTTTAACAGAAATAGTAGGAGGTGATGAATACATAAAAAGtggtttgaaaacaaaattgggTCATCATATTGGTGAGAATTTAATTGTTTGTATGATTAATTAAGGATAAACATTGTTAGtatgaaatttcttattttgttaCTATAGACTATACTATTGTGGTAAAACCAGATGGTTCTCCAATAGCTATTAATGACAACAATGATAATATATTCGCGGAAGAATTAGAAATACCACCAGAATGTCGCAAgtaagaaaatttacatttcaatcaaagcttaatatttatttctaggATTTATGCTATGGAAAGAAtgtattataatgaaaatatatatcatttttacaggttatttatttttgttattccaTCAAACGCATATTCTTCTAATTTAGAATGTATGCACAGTATATGGGAAATGGAGATAAAATCATTAGTAGCTTTGATGGAATGTAGCACTGTTACCATAAAATTGAGTTTATGGGTTAAACTTCCTACAAatgaacaaagaaattatCTTCAAAAagctataaaattaaaatgtaaagtttCAGAGTGtacaaacaattaattttagatgttatttaaaatatttgtaataggTAATTGTAAGtgacaaaaatgtaaacaagtacaataagtataaatatgttaaaaagagaataaaaatcttatttttaCCATTCAAATGATTTAATCTTCTTTTTAAtgcattgaaatattaaaaaatgaatataataaattaacgatgGCATTGCCGATGCGTTCGAAACTgggatttttcatttaaaacacgTTTGCGATCAATTATGTATCtgtgtaacaatttatttatatgaaaatatttataacatatcaacaataaaattgtatgattttgaattttatgtattttatacatattcctacaaaatttgtattatatcataataaatgaaatattttatggaatactaattttaatatatagaTGAgtattatgtatacatatatgattAACATATATAGAAGGCAGTAtctattaatatgtaaataaaataaaaattgtttgccaCGTTCCTTCTATAATTCCGTTTTTCTCAGCAGGCTACATCAAtgtacgttatttttattataaaaggtACATGTGTATAGACACACAAACAATGCTTTTAAAATGTAGAAAGGGATCGTGTAtttgtaaaagaataattaaaatgttaatagcACCAACTAgcaccatttttttttatgataaaaaatgattaatatcaCTGATTTAgaccaaataatttcaaagcatTGAAAGCAGTAGCTAAGGCGACTTCCTCTGGAGTGATTTGCATGAATGCTGCTACCATTTCCACTATTGCTGGTAAGGCACACGGTTCGTTACGTTGAAAAGTACAATAACGATGAAGAAACGTCATGGATCGTTCTGTGAGAGCATCTTTAACATGCGTAGGTAGTTTACTGGCTCTAGTATTAGGATACATAAATGGAGCATCTGTTTCAACTAATATTCTTTCTAAAGGTGCAAGTCCCCTTTCTAACAGTTGTCTGATACCGCTATCAGATTTATCTTTACACAAATACCCTGTAATTCCTAAATAGAAGCCATGATCTATATAAACTTGTGCTTCTTCTGCAGTTCCAATAAAGGAATGAACTAAAACGGGTGGTAAGCAATTCTTATAATGGTCAAGGACTTCTAAAACATCCGTTTGAGCGCCTCTTTCATGTATTATAAGTGGTTTATTTAACTGACACGCAAGTTCTACTTGTTTGTGAAAGACAGCACGTTGTGTCTCAGGATCAGAAAAGTCGCGACTATAATCTAAACCACATTCGCCTATTGCTACACATTCTGGATTATTAGCTATACTTTTGAGTTCTTGTAAAGTATCAGGATTTTCCCATGACTTTGCATCATGGGGATGCACACCAGCGGTAGAATAAAGAGTACCAGGGTATATCCTAGTTAACCGTAATGCTTCTTTACTAGATCGAATACTTGCACCTGTTACCATAATCTTTTGAACCCCGGCATCTTTCGCTCTTTGAATTACACTATCTAAATCTCTGCTGTACTTTTTATTCGTAAGATTGGCACCGACGTCGACTatgatataattttcataGCATTGCGTCATAGCAGAGGAAACAGGCTTTTCCTCTGCATTCGATGCAGTAGCATTTTCAGCCATTCCTCAATATTTGATTGCAATACCTAAAATAagacaaaaacaattattaagaaCGCTACTTATCatgttaaaaagaatatatcaaTGCGAATACATGTAAGCCAGAGATATTAAAATGACAATAGAATTTACGCGATATATTTCGTAATTACAGAAACACTTATGAGATTTTAGCAAGTATAATCATTAGTTAATTTATCCTTAGCCAACATATGTTGTACATTATTGCAGACGATAAGGCAAATATGATGAATCGTTATAATACGTGATTAAGTTACTTAACCTATattaatcgaaagaaaaaaaagttaatagaCCAACAAGAAAAGGTTATACATTGAATCagaagtaaatattataataaatatactctTTTAGAAACTAACAATGAAGTACAAAATGCATCTGTTGCCAACccgttgaaatttcaattaatttgtgATATCAccataaaagtttttttccaaatgatttgtaaaaatatttagaatgtacgcatatatatacgtatgcATGTACGATGTGAGAATACTTTATCTACCGAATCGaagctttttttctttttaaatttcttaatttacgAGAAAACGCAAATAAACACACACATATTTATGCCAAATGTTCgtacatacgtatataataGGCTACACACAATGCAATGGCTATTGTACTTTGTAGTGCATACATATTATGCGATTGGTACCACACATACACAGTTGCTTGTACGTACTTTAATAATGTGTGTTATACACAGGCCTATTTGCAATGTTAAGTCATGCAACcttttataataacataaagGTTTTGTGatcttttataaaaagaaattttcgataatatacatttcatttaaattcatgacatacatatatttcgtGATAAACCGATGAAACACGATGTATAATTCTTTGTAACCCAAcagagatatttatttatattattataaattacgcTTCatactgtaaataaatttgaaaaagaatgttaTGTACCTTGATAAAGTTATtcaaattcttaaataattaagatattttgtcttttacatcgaaataattaacctTTCGTTTCCTATTCACCGGAGGAAGAACATAACCTAAAATCATAATAGCTTTAATAAACACAGGGAATGTAAAATGaaggtattatttttatttatatattatcaaCATACTTTTTGTACCATACGAACTTGAAATAGTTAAATtaggtattttaattttatcagtCTCATACAAGTTtcgtatatacataaattacattgCTATGTTAAAtcagtttctttctttgtatagaaaagaaaaacaagacgTCAGCTCCTAGCGGAGAGGGAAGCTTTAGCACAACAATTAGTGGATAAAGCAAATTCTGTGGCAAATCCCTTGGaccatttaaatttttttcacaaatatgAAACACCGGACAATCAAactattgaatttttttgtacaagaGCTACGGATGCACAACCTGAATGTTTATCTTGGGTATTTGATATTATGGAACGTAATATGAAATCTCTATATGAAGAGTGCGATTGGGGTTGGGATCCAGTAGCTAAACAACAAGAATTAACAGAACCAACAGCTTGGTTTTTAGTAGCATCTTTAAACAATACATTTGTTGgattttctcattttcgtTTTACTATGGATCACAGAGAAGAAGTATTATATTGGtgtgtaaattttatatacatatattttgtaaaaattctaagaattaaaaaagtattctattttttaatacagctATGAAATACAATTGGAATCAGAAATACGGCGAAAAGGACTTGGTCACTTCATAATGTCAGCCCTTGAATCTATGGCATTGGAGAGCAAAATGCGTAAAGTTGTTGTGACTGTGTTTAAACATAATCCATCAGCTATGCAGTTCTTTTATTCTCTTGGGtaatgaaacttctttcatatttatatcacAATAATACAAGGAAATATgaacattttgttaattaatgaaaacaaagttTATTCTCAAAgatgtgaattttttatgataataattacaattttatgtccatttagaattttattatcaaatgaGTATTATCtatatgcatataaatatgACATGACATTACTcaacta is a window from the Hylaeus volcanicus isolate JK05 chromosome 7, UHH_iyHylVolc1.0_haploid, whole genome shotgun sequence genome containing:
- the LOC128880239 gene encoding FAST kinase domain-containing protein 2, mitochondrial-like; the encoded protein is MNKVVKTYYSLTLNSIKLRNLITSSYACNTLSNFENPMQDTVVPKKFERHEENVKIFNASNSDNNLKDVAKSDAQIAMKMRLNEAITFLKSLYSNKEFSYEYIRDSKQFNDTCVLIHKNVRYLSMGQIIYTLKLLLHLNVPSNTILIQTLLQFIKISINDLSILQILQVYKLLIKEQQLPLIKSLVTALPIVFRIQAQVELTKEDRETLLSSLQFAQDIKDLETMQYILDILFKNFKIIALDFIVPTYHALYILSNEFALPKPYIHLLHHVNQKIKDMSRLLSDSDIIFLLSLISRKVLMGDMLFYDENVVGALTQTALVNSVNFKDSLKILKKLNYMNYSYIPLLDHLSVQYIESPSLLSDCTQYEVYNFLRGLNIANHKPQNWELLKPMICEYIINKLYESYSFPNLATTVLHLLALDCYNSQLIEKVFTLYHSISNNLIDKKIKFNVLKLHQIVKSLYPQYDGVTLSENTVNEITALSNTDKCLSLKQCLTEIVGGDEYIKSGLKTKLGHHIDYTIVVKPDGSPIAINDNNDNIFAEELEIPPECRKLFIFVIPSNAYSSNLECMHSIWEMEIKSLVALMECSTVTIKLSLWVKLPTNEQRNYLQKAIKLKCKVSECTNN
- the LOC128880242 gene encoding 3'-5' ssDNA/RNA exonuclease TatD, giving the protein MAENATASNAEEKPVSSAMTQCYENYIIVDVGANLTNKKYSRDLDSVIQRAKDAGVQKIMVTGASIRSSKEALRLTRIYPGTLYSTAGVHPHDAKSWENPDTLQELKSIANNPECVAIGECGLDYSRDFSDPETQRAVFHKQVELACQLNKPLIIHERGAQTDVLEVLDHYKNCLPPVLVHSFIGTAEEAQVYIDHGFYLGITGYLCKDKSDSGIRQLLERGLAPLERILVETDAPFMYPNTRASKLPTHVKDALTERSMTFLHRYCTFQRNEPCALPAIVEMVAAFMQITPEEVALATAFNALKLFGLNQ
- the LOC128880243 gene encoding N-alpha-acetyltransferase 40-like isoform X1, with amino-acid sequence MHVRCENTLSTESKLFFFLNFLIYEKTQINTHIFMPNVRTYVYNRLHTMQWLLYFVVHTYYAIGTTHTQLLKRKTRRQLLAEREALAQQLVDKANSVANPLDHLNFFHKYETPDNQTIEFFCTRATDAQPECLSWVFDIMERNMKSLYEECDWGWDPVAKQQELTEPTAWFLVASLNNTFVGFSHFRFTMDHREEVLYCYEIQLESEIRRKGLGHFIMSALESMALESKMRKVVVTVFKHNPSAMQFFYSLGYKLDKTSPSVSNQLHYIILSKAVDAGSMSKKPS
- the LOC128880243 gene encoding N-alpha-acetyltransferase 40-like isoform X2, which codes for MKKRKTRRQLLAEREALAQQLVDKANSVANPLDHLNFFHKYETPDNQTIEFFCTRATDAQPECLSWVFDIMERNMKSLYEECDWGWDPVAKQQELTEPTAWFLVASLNNTFVGFSHFRFTMDHREEVLYCYEIQLESEIRRKGLGHFIMSALESMALESKMRKVVVTVFKHNPSAMQFFYSLGYKLDKTSPSVSNQLHYIILSKAVDAGSMSKKPS